One window of Candidatus Regiella endosymbiont of Tuberolachnus salignus genomic DNA carries:
- a CDS encoding GPW/gp25 family protein: MVNDQAFLGQGWSFPPTFSQQGAVLEVVSGEEDIRQSLRILLSTNLQERVMQPTYGCELGQFVFEEVTQGLIHRLQNIISDAVLYHEPRIRLDEVIITPHAQTLLLITLNYTLRTTNSRSNLVYPFYLTEATHLSF; this comes from the coding sequence ATGGTAAATGACCAGGCATTTTTAGGCCAAGGTTGGAGCTTTCCGCCCACCTTTTCACAGCAGGGGGCGGTACTGGAAGTGGTGTCGGGTGAAGAGGATATTCGGCAAAGCTTACGCATCCTGCTCTCGACTAATCTGCAAGAACGTGTGATGCAACCGACGTATGGCTGTGAACTGGGTCAGTTTGTATTCGAGGAAGTCACCCAGGGCTTGATCCATCGTCTGCAAAACATTATCAGTGACGCCGTGTTATACCATGAGCCCCGTATCCGACTCGATGAGGTCATCATCACGCCGCATGCGCAGACGTTACTACTGATCACCCTGAATTACACGCTACGCACCACCAATTCACGGAGCAATCTGGTGTATCCCTTTTATTTAACCGAAGCGACGCATTTGTCATTTTAA
- a CDS encoding baseplate J/gp47 family protein, which produces MKLNAASQYRDGTSQRHRLLTALAPDYFVVDDRTLHDVIQFAQAYAKELRFYESGQITPTDWIGFLPTDKQFIEDAVRFIKQPEAIVDLDRRMALMQPHRVLFWVFLLLLRYPQQQLNALTQRYLEFYYRDCLQLREKPPQPDRAHVIFELAPSQQAYCLKEGILLSTEQGQSDSAAPIYRLDRDSVITSAQVAKICALALKKEVYDFATFYHPGKTSDNDFAALLQWVLERAAQQVAMPAGFENAAPTPSIDLPSLKMLAEQDQLKGKQKDYIEEELAFHDVNDFKMCLQGHRLQTAEQTDQIHKMMERVYQKKIALQRYQALEHKHRNGNFINMLAFALGAPLPTLPSPHTAITSLKTDLTHPAVMDYINKKLYMTIKDFEKIIDIVIKAPDINSKDWKEVYQLVQGAQTLKQPYPDIRIEKTTHLCTRVMLDAELKEHKPFKTFDWSATDTPALLGFAVSSPLLRLGEGRRKITLTVDCQRDTFHLDRLNKFVQQSPFTFQLSGAETHFAPSSATVTAGHFFLATALAEYDTNTLALICRFKGEKGQFNSERDKDNYLQFEDGQLYQITEVMSAQHAKLRPVGFLPSKGFIKKYPELTLTGTGSPLSGLALEEMPVTEGIGGKTRKIITANSNLFTVKDHFKQYILWTDGRVYRIEHRVNANKIEVVEVAYLPDIKPKPAAPRLYPDIQLTETEILTGLVIDGVAANNEQFTEKEVGNWLVWSNGQVFAIQKQVGNQEVKVACRGQLPPNTKIEKYAADALFLNGLQFTFDLNETAPAMTAPLIDVSHQGLTGVDPTIKITLKAGGDYDLFKMIIVEKYKLAVNVQGIKDVKRRNDASLLTNTVLLQPFGDQPTAHAGFYWAHSEICDNALDSLDLGITWSGLPEDFGTHYAVYNAVLNKKIDNTSFQTQLTVVNNRVVTAIGTPQCLFSVDPNSKKLTAHTCLQFKNLPKLGEEEVNRFTHNDPDEEDPMAWSRYFKLALTEQDFLHDQYATVLNKSALAPPTEGKSVPDVYPPYTPLIRDLTLNYTASTLINLTHPAHNAINEAQLFQLHPFGSKVLGHNVNQLLPQFSAAGYLYMGLKDATVPAPLSLLFQIIPSESDKLEESADMTYHYLGQHDWVAADSSTYFHDETKGLMHSGVMSFHLPAAASHENPLMPTGLHWLCGSVNQEVVSPQIVAIKTQAATVTLAKEANDEHYRKPLPAYSINQLVTADPQIKAVTQPYASFGGRARENHQAFWQRTSERLRHKQRAISSWDYERLVLAAFPQLYKVKCLTQTQLSASPLAKVTVVVIPDNANNSEPFLLLKPKASRDLLEAIKVYLSRYISPFVDLEVKNPSYEQIKYRVTVRFKKADEPGNDIAELNKAIKRFLSPWAYESTAEVTFGSYIHNSLLIHFIEKQPYVDYVAQLRLIEHIKLDSDLTASNTVYSILDVDQAQAQVHALDAVLVSAPEHIIELVTMHQHEDIYFEGIGHMIIETDFIVH; this is translated from the coding sequence ATGAAGCTTAACGCAGCATCCCAATATCGCGATGGCACCAGTCAACGCCATCGATTGTTGACCGCTCTGGCTCCGGATTATTTTGTTGTCGATGATCGCACATTGCATGATGTTATCCAGTTTGCTCAGGCGTATGCCAAAGAGCTTCGATTTTATGAGAGCGGACAAATTACCCCTACAGACTGGATCGGTTTTTTGCCTACGGATAAACAGTTTATTGAGGACGCCGTTCGTTTTATTAAGCAGCCGGAAGCCATTGTTGACCTGGATCGGCGAATGGCGTTGATGCAACCTCATCGGGTCTTGTTTTGGGTTTTTCTCTTATTGCTTCGTTACCCCCAGCAGCAATTGAACGCCCTCACGCAGCGTTATCTCGAGTTTTACTACCGAGACTGCCTACAATTAAGAGAAAAACCGCCCCAGCCGGATCGGGCGCATGTGATCTTCGAACTGGCGCCATCTCAGCAAGCCTATTGCCTTAAAGAAGGGATCTTACTCAGTACGGAGCAAGGTCAATCTGATAGCGCGGCGCCGATTTATCGTCTCGACCGAGATAGCGTGATCACCTCGGCACAAGTGGCTAAAATTTGTGCCTTGGCGCTTAAAAAAGAAGTGTACGACTTTGCGACTTTTTATCACCCGGGAAAAACCAGCGATAACGATTTTGCCGCTCTGTTGCAGTGGGTTTTAGAGAGAGCAGCGCAACAGGTGGCTATGCCCGCAGGTTTTGAGAACGCAGCGCCAACGCCTTCCATTGATTTGCCTTCGCTCAAAATGCTCGCTGAGCAAGATCAATTAAAAGGTAAACAAAAAGATTACATTGAAGAAGAGCTGGCTTTCCATGACGTGAACGATTTCAAAATGTGTTTGCAAGGGCATCGGTTGCAGACGGCAGAACAAACAGACCAGATTCACAAGATGATGGAACGTGTTTATCAAAAAAAAATAGCGCTCCAGCGATACCAGGCACTAGAACATAAACATCGTAATGGAAATTTTATCAACATGCTGGCCTTCGCGCTGGGTGCTCCATTACCGACATTGCCCAGTCCGCACACTGCGATAACGTCCTTAAAAACCGATCTCACCCATCCTGCGGTCATGGATTATATTAATAAAAAACTCTATATGACGATTAAGGATTTTGAAAAAATCATCGATATCGTCATTAAAGCGCCTGACATCAATTCCAAGGATTGGAAGGAAGTGTATCAACTCGTCCAGGGTGCTCAGACCCTAAAGCAACCTTATCCCGATATTCGTATTGAAAAAACAACGCATCTGTGTACACGCGTTATGCTGGATGCTGAACTGAAGGAGCATAAGCCGTTTAAAACATTCGATTGGTCTGCAACCGATACCCCGGCTCTGCTCGGTTTTGCTGTCAGTTCGCCTTTATTACGCCTTGGTGAAGGGCGCAGGAAGATCACTTTAACAGTAGACTGTCAACGCGATACTTTTCACCTTGATCGGCTGAATAAATTTGTGCAACAGTCACCTTTCACTTTTCAATTAAGCGGCGCTGAAACCCATTTTGCTCCCTCGTCGGCGACAGTCACCGCAGGGCATTTTTTTTTGGCAACCGCCCTGGCGGAATACGATACGAATACGTTGGCTTTAATTTGCCGTTTTAAAGGTGAAAAGGGGCAATTCAACAGCGAGAGGGATAAGGATAATTATCTCCAATTTGAAGACGGGCAGCTTTATCAAATCACGGAGGTGATGAGTGCGCAACACGCTAAACTCCGCCCCGTCGGTTTTTTGCCGAGTAAAGGTTTCATTAAAAAATACCCTGAACTCACTCTGACGGGCACGGGCAGCCCTTTGTCAGGCTTGGCATTAGAAGAAATGCCTGTCACTGAAGGCATAGGCGGCAAAACGCGTAAAATCATCACGGCAAACAGCAATTTGTTTACCGTGAAAGATCATTTTAAACAGTACATTTTATGGACGGACGGGCGAGTTTATCGGATTGAACACCGGGTGAATGCCAATAAAATAGAAGTCGTTGAAGTGGCTTATTTACCGGATATAAAACCCAAACCCGCCGCGCCACGGCTGTATCCCGATATTCAATTGACGGAAACCGAAATACTCACGGGGTTAGTTATCGATGGCGTCGCTGCAAATAACGAGCAATTCACAGAAAAAGAGGTCGGTAATTGGTTGGTTTGGTCCAATGGGCAGGTCTTTGCTATTCAAAAACAGGTGGGGAACCAAGAAGTTAAAGTCGCTTGTAGAGGGCAATTACCTCCCAATACGAAGATTGAAAAATATGCTGCTGACGCCTTATTTTTAAATGGGCTTCAGTTTACATTCGATCTTAATGAAACGGCCCCGGCAATGACCGCTCCGCTAATCGATGTTAGCCATCAAGGGTTGACCGGTGTTGACCCGACGATAAAAATAACCCTCAAAGCCGGGGGTGACTACGATCTGTTTAAAATGATCATCGTAGAAAAATATAAGTTGGCGGTGAATGTGCAAGGGATTAAGGATGTAAAACGGAGAAACGATGCATCGCTGTTAACGAACACCGTTTTATTGCAGCCGTTTGGTGATCAACCTACCGCCCATGCCGGATTTTATTGGGCGCACTCAGAAATTTGTGATAACGCGTTAGATTCACTGGATTTAGGCATCACCTGGTCAGGGTTACCCGAAGATTTTGGTACCCACTATGCGGTTTATAATGCGGTTTTAAATAAAAAAATTGATAACACAAGCTTTCAAACCCAGTTAACCGTCGTGAACAACCGTGTCGTCACCGCCATTGGCACGCCACAATGCTTATTTTCCGTCGATCCGAACAGTAAAAAATTAACCGCCCACACCTGTCTGCAGTTTAAAAATTTACCGAAGCTGGGTGAGGAGGAGGTAAACCGCTTCACACACAACGACCCCGATGAAGAAGACCCTATGGCCTGGTCTCGCTATTTTAAACTCGCATTAACCGAGCAAGATTTTTTGCACGACCAATATGCTACGGTGCTCAACAAAAGCGCATTAGCCCCGCCGACAGAAGGTAAAAGTGTGCCGGACGTCTATCCGCCTTATACGCCATTGATACGCGACTTGACGCTCAATTATACGGCTTCCACGCTGATAAACCTGACCCATCCTGCCCATAATGCAATCAATGAAGCACAATTATTTCAGCTACATCCCTTTGGAAGTAAGGTCTTGGGGCACAACGTCAATCAGTTATTACCCCAATTTTCAGCCGCGGGTTATTTATATATGGGTCTGAAAGACGCAACCGTGCCGGCACCGCTCTCATTACTGTTTCAAATCATCCCGAGCGAAAGTGATAAGCTGGAAGAAAGCGCCGATATGACCTATCACTATTTAGGTCAACATGATTGGGTAGCAGCAGATAGCTCGACTTATTTTCATGATGAGACGAAAGGGTTGATGCACAGTGGGGTGATGTCGTTTCATCTGCCAGCGGCCGCCAGTCATGAAAATCCCCTGATGCCCACGGGTTTACACTGGTTGTGCGGCTCCGTTAATCAAGAGGTGGTATCGCCTCAGATTGTTGCGATTAAAACACAAGCGGCAACAGTCACGTTGGCAAAGGAGGCGAATGATGAACACTACCGCAAACCGTTACCGGCTTATTCTATTAATCAACTTGTTACTGCCGATCCACAGATAAAAGCGGTCACACAACCCTACGCTTCATTTGGGGGGCGTGCCAGGGAAAATCATCAGGCTTTTTGGCAACGGACGAGTGAGCGATTACGTCATAAACAGCGCGCCATTTCCAGCTGGGATTATGAGCGCTTAGTGTTAGCGGCATTTCCACAGCTCTACAAAGTCAAGTGTTTAACGCAAACACAACTGAGCGCATCACCGTTAGCGAAGGTCACTGTCGTGGTTATCCCCGACAATGCCAATAACAGCGAACCCTTTTTGCTGTTGAAACCCAAGGCCTCGCGTGACTTGCTGGAAGCAATCAAAGTTTATTTAAGCCGGTATATTTCGCCTTTCGTTGATTTGGAAGTGAAAAATCCAAGCTATGAACAAATAAAATACCGGGTCACTGTTCGCTTTAAAAAAGCCGATGAACCCGGTAATGATATTGCTGAACTCAATAAAGCGATTAAACGCTTTCTGTCACCTTGGGCCTATGAAAGTACCGCGGAGGTGACATTCGGTAGCTATATTCACAACTCATTGTTAATCCATTTTATTGAAAAACAGCCTTATGTCGATTACGTCGCCCAACTCAGACTCATTGAACACATCAAACTGGACAGTGATCTCACGGCTTCTAACACCGTTTATTCGATACTGGATGTGGATCAAGCGCAAGCGCAAGTGCACGCCCTCGATGCTGTCTTGGTTTCTGCCCCGGAACATATTATCGAATTAGTGACAATGCATCAGCATGAAGATATTTATTTTGAAGGGATTGGTCACATGATCATTGAAACAGATTTCATCGTTCATTAA
- a CDS encoding tail fiber domain-containing protein, with protein sequence MPQKTRAELKDRFKRGDRPTAQDFSDLFESFLNVKEDWIKKPEGVEKPLRIMPQSDQQNWLDFCVNESSCDTDYWRLNHQPQDDSTGFNLSYEGKSRLFIDKEKGKTGIGTFNPGAQLHIQSTKGVHMLRVGTADTTALFIKEDGKVGINHASPSCPLDIKGEAQASGFGLTDRTTHWEQNGTLYQCDGPVYLTTDHGLHLRMQDSADTAFHFDTPQGTLTISAQSINQKSIEAEGYISCRGRIKCRSGIQIDEGSASSHWNNSDGAFYRYNKHWYLSVDNNLYFRKKGAKNIAFHFDIDTATLRANKFQQASDRRIKTNIKPLGSVLDKIQRLQGIYYDWSDHARTKDYLKEPQIGLIADELQASFPELVACDQDNFKYVDYGRFTAVLLEAVKQQQQMIAQLFVHLKLTP encoded by the coding sequence ATGCCTCAAAAAACCAGAGCAGAGCTAAAAGACCGCTTTAAGCGCGGTGACAGACCCACCGCGCAAGATTTTAGCGATCTATTCGAATCTTTTTTAAACGTTAAAGAAGATTGGATCAAAAAACCAGAAGGGGTTGAAAAGCCGCTGCGCATCATGCCACAAAGTGACCAACAAAATTGGCTGGATTTCTGTGTCAATGAAAGCAGTTGCGATACGGATTACTGGCGTTTAAATCATCAACCTCAGGACGATAGCACCGGTTTCAATTTATCTTATGAGGGTAAAAGCCGACTTTTCATTGATAAAGAAAAGGGGAAAACCGGCATTGGCACCTTTAATCCTGGCGCACAATTGCATATTCAGTCCACGAAGGGCGTGCATATGTTACGTGTTGGCACTGCTGATACTACTGCCTTGTTTATTAAAGAAGACGGTAAGGTAGGCATTAATCATGCAAGTCCAAGCTGCCCATTGGATATTAAAGGTGAGGCCCAGGCGTCGGGTTTTGGCTTAACGGATCGAACAACACATTGGGAGCAAAATGGCACCTTGTACCAGTGTGATGGACCCGTTTATCTCACCACCGATCACGGACTTCATCTGCGCATGCAGGACAGTGCGGATACTGCGTTTCATTTCGACACCCCCCAGGGAACATTAACGATTAGCGCCCAAAGTATTAATCAAAAATCGATAGAAGCAGAGGGTTATATCTCGTGTAGAGGCCGTATTAAGTGTCGATCGGGGATACAGATCGATGAAGGCAGTGCGAGTTCTCACTGGAATAACTCCGACGGTGCGTTTTATCGCTATAATAAGCATTGGTATCTCTCGGTAGACAATAACCTTTATTTTCGCAAAAAAGGAGCAAAAAATATCGCTTTTCATTTTGATATTGATACCGCGACGTTAAGAGCCAACAAGTTTCAGCAGGCCTCTGATCGCCGTATCAAAACCAATATCAAACCGCTCGGGTCGGTGCTTGACAAAATACAACGATTACAGGGGATCTATTATGACTGGAGTGACCATGCGAGGACAAAAGACTATCTCAAAGAGCCGCAAATAGGACTAATTGCCGACGAACTGCAAGCGTCGTTTCCTGAATTGGTCGCTTGTGACCAAGATAATTTTAAATACGTTGATTACGGGCGTTTTACCGCGGTATTGCTGGAAGCGGTCAAACAACAGCAGCAAATGATAGCGCAATTGTTTGTGCATTTGAAACTCACGCCATAG
- a CDS encoding contractile injection system tape measure protein, with amino-acid sequence MPTHLIQCQTWIVHLSSQQPSWAIKNTLSQWARVQLPPILAKICDEQIEANQWYSLDKVELDLGVITLPAEPQQVIEQIATAFSQALAEQLQNFRPAAIMKRDENAQALRTLDYFIKTGTRPWWVSKDTVALTQCLLRLIDRTPARLREKLCHYLAQAATLQRLIAQCSDDQLLALSRLLAQNDHVELWCQQISAPLHRAFTREQFAAMALRSAYWQAILITSEMMSRVKIDKTAFYKHVLLHLATHCQLNYHYLLVRLFTTLKAQEKIADPWPILLPEQHGSPSTREKNDVNAFINEAIYEQLLTQLQILRAFCTAKNKQPSLSYTHTPMLDIARQTGLISKVDRLVDIIMANKKRFSEHPQTREVELNRFRAYLNKIIPQLGIPSSETLAHLPYHRLVTLQQTLKELDTFSLMRKHHVFIRSIMEQIKPNVSNQVTLRHQEGKIATLIPLLRQLLSRLQQEITKAEHQSTSSKRVDKVQHERLLQGTRPTPSITVADCGIGQSEQCQKSQIASLIPHSEKASLNDLKEKVTKLRKHYGRLYRQYQALLTLTGQTATVKAAKHDVANLILSTPSLQPVTAMINTLSVVLKKQQQAHQAALMLTKTISQSLLLAREADIDQHEDIYVDNAGLALLGIYLKPFFTTAHLLQGDHFIDHLAARRAALLLQYLMTSQSICFEETLTFNKLLCGLNLQVPIERTIEVNVAEQAACDQLFAQVKTQWPVMTHLSNSYLIQHFLMRQGVIRNHPYHWQLQIERTSHDVLMKGITWPINLIQLPWLDKPIQVDW; translated from the coding sequence ATGCCAACGCACCTTATACAATGCCAAACCTGGATAGTGCACTTGTCCTCACAGCAGCCAAGCTGGGCGATAAAAAATACCCTCAGTCAATGGGCACGCGTACAGCTGCCGCCGATCTTGGCAAAGATTTGTGATGAGCAGATTGAAGCTAATCAGTGGTATTCACTGGATAAAGTGGAACTGGATTTAGGGGTCATTACATTACCTGCTGAGCCACAACAGGTTATTGAGCAGATCGCTACGGCCTTTTCCCAGGCATTAGCTGAGCAATTACAGAACTTTAGGCCAGCGGCGATCATGAAGCGCGATGAAAATGCACAAGCGCTCCGTACGTTAGATTATTTTATTAAAACGGGCACGCGACCTTGGTGGGTTTCCAAAGACACCGTGGCACTGACTCAATGCTTGCTTCGGTTAATTGACCGTACCCCCGCACGGCTTAGAGAAAAATTATGTCACTATCTCGCGCAAGCCGCCACTTTACAGCGCCTCATTGCACAGTGTTCTGATGATCAGCTATTAGCCCTCAGTCGACTATTAGCCCAAAACGATCATGTGGAGCTGTGGTGTCAACAAATCAGTGCCCCTTTACACCGTGCTTTTACCCGAGAACAGTTTGCTGCCATGGCATTAAGAAGCGCTTATTGGCAAGCCATATTAATCACCAGTGAGATGATGAGCCGTGTAAAAATCGATAAGACAGCTTTTTATAAGCACGTCCTGCTACACCTGGCCACCCATTGTCAGCTCAATTATCATTACCTTTTGGTGAGGCTGTTCACCACGCTCAAGGCGCAAGAAAAAATTGCCGACCCCTGGCCGATACTGTTACCTGAGCAGCATGGCAGTCCATCAACACGGGAAAAAAATGATGTAAACGCTTTTATAAATGAGGCTATTTATGAACAACTGCTCACCCAATTACAAATACTGAGAGCTTTTTGTACAGCCAAAAACAAGCAACCATCTCTCTCTTATACTCACACGCCAATGCTTGATATTGCTCGCCAAACAGGGCTGATAAGCAAGGTGGATCGCCTTGTCGACATCATCATGGCGAATAAAAAAAGATTTTCTGAACATCCTCAGACGCGAGAAGTGGAACTCAATCGCTTTAGGGCGTATTTAAACAAAATAATCCCTCAATTAGGGATCCCTTCATCTGAAACGTTGGCGCATCTGCCTTATCACCGCCTGGTGACGTTGCAACAAACGCTGAAGGAACTTGACACTTTTTCACTCATGCGAAAACATCACGTTTTTATTCGTAGCATCATGGAACAGATAAAGCCAAATGTGTCAAATCAAGTCACACTCAGGCATCAAGAGGGTAAAATCGCGACGCTTATCCCGCTGTTAAGGCAATTATTAAGCCGATTACAGCAAGAAATCACGAAAGCCGAACACCAATCCACGTCGAGTAAACGCGTTGACAAGGTTCAGCATGAACGCCTGTTACAGGGAACACGGCCAACCCCGTCGATAACAGTCGCCGATTGTGGAATCGGTCAATCTGAGCAATGCCAAAAGAGTCAGATAGCCTCGTTGATCCCTCACAGCGAGAAAGCGTCGTTAAATGATTTAAAAGAGAAAGTGACAAAGTTGCGTAAACACTATGGACGCTTATATCGGCAATACCAAGCACTATTAACATTGACGGGGCAAACCGCTACAGTGAAAGCGGCTAAGCACGACGTTGCCAACCTTATTTTGAGTACACCGTCCTTGCAACCTGTCACTGCGATGATCAATACGCTCTCTGTGGTGCTAAAAAAACAGCAGCAAGCACATCAAGCGGCGTTAATGCTCACTAAAACAATAAGCCAATCACTTTTACTGGCAAGAGAAGCGGATATAGATCAACATGAAGATATTTACGTTGATAATGCAGGGCTAGCGCTTTTAGGGATTTATTTAAAACCCTTTTTCACCACGGCGCACTTACTGCAAGGAGATCACTTTATTGATCACCTTGCAGCGCGGCGAGCCGCGTTGCTATTACAATACCTGATGACCTCACAGTCGATATGCTTTGAAGAAACCTTGACGTTTAATAAACTCCTTTGTGGTCTGAATTTACAAGTACCGATTGAGCGCACCATTGAAGTCAATGTCGCGGAGCAGGCGGCATGTGATCAGCTCTTTGCGCAGGTCAAAACCCAATGGCCGGTGATGACGCACCTATCAAACTCCTATTTGATTCAGCATTTTCTTATGCGCCAGGGGGTGATACGAAATCACCCCTATCACTGGCAATTACAAATAGAGCGTACGTCCCACGATGTGTTGATGAAAGGGATCACCTGGCCTATCAACCTCATTCAATTACCCTGGCTTGACAAACCTATACAAGTGGATTGGTAA
- a CDS encoding AAA family ATPase: protein MPLSFFSSSFEHLLTELKRMDALIKAYVKQAITTQTHDNPYPGLQVTAQEAQALLNDTVGLPFWHTAYADIDSPLSQFAHERQAIDQAVEQSIKNQISLQLIALQQRFQLTPQEIDILLICLTVEWDARYAVFFAYLHDDVNQKRPTMDLILNLLSQSWSEKGAIRRWLSPTATLRRYALIEINEQNGASSLSRPVNISERITHFLLGQEDLPAALSTIVSIMTPDKSLSALILPDALRDRLDNLLTQHRAELAQAVIYLQGGTGAGKRTLAQALCHALKITLVVVDLPALIKSQSQERVALILREAYLHNAAIYWRGMPSVLQADQQDWRQPIMAASKAYRGLVFMDGEANWPWAQTRVPEKRILTISLPPLTTLQRQDLWQRALPHLDQNTVIDVATRFRFSPRQIFSAAQLAKQVSHGDNPRDLSIDDVFHACKLQTTQALSTLARPCQPSVQCPEIILPLSCRQQLDELLHHVQYATTVYEHWGFARQLTRGKGLSALFSGPPGTGKTLAAEVVAARLKLTLYKIDLSSIVSKYIGETEKNLEQLFLEAEAHQGILFFDEADALFGKRSEVQNAHDRYANRETSYLLQKIEDYPGIVILATNFKHNIDEAFVRRLQFCIDFPFPTAEERLQIWQGIWPKETPLSTDINFSTLATLEIVGGHIKNIALAAAFKAASTPSTPKGAQVTLTHIKAAAQGEFKKIGKIIHPEQWASL, encoded by the coding sequence ATGCCCCTCTCATTCTTTTCAAGCTCGTTTGAGCATTTGCTCACCGAGCTTAAGCGCATGGACGCTTTGATAAAAGCTTATGTAAAACAAGCAATCACAACACAAACGCATGATAATCCCTACCCCGGTTTGCAAGTGACGGCCCAAGAAGCGCAGGCGTTACTTAATGACACTGTGGGGCTGCCTTTTTGGCATACAGCGTATGCCGACATCGATTCTCCTTTGAGTCAATTCGCTCATGAACGCCAGGCGATTGACCAGGCGGTTGAGCAGAGTATTAAAAATCAGATCTCGCTACAGTTAATCGCTTTGCAGCAACGCTTTCAGTTAACACCTCAGGAGATTGACATTTTACTTATCTGTTTGACGGTAGAATGGGATGCCCGCTACGCGGTATTTTTCGCTTATCTGCACGATGATGTTAATCAAAAACGACCCACGATGGATCTGATTTTAAACCTATTAAGCCAAAGTTGGAGCGAAAAAGGGGCTATAAGACGGTGGCTTTCCCCTACTGCAACGCTGAGGCGTTACGCACTGATTGAAATCAACGAGCAAAACGGGGCGTCTTCTCTCAGCCGACCGGTCAATATCAGTGAGCGGATCACTCACTTTCTGCTAGGGCAAGAAGATTTACCGGCGGCGCTCAGCACAATAGTGTCGATTATGACACCCGATAAATCCTTATCGGCGTTAATATTGCCCGATGCCTTGCGTGATCGCCTCGATAACCTGCTCACACAGCACCGTGCTGAGCTTGCGCAGGCAGTGATTTATTTGCAAGGGGGCACTGGCGCGGGTAAACGAACGCTGGCGCAAGCCCTGTGCCATGCGTTAAAGATAACGCTAGTGGTGGTTGATTTACCGGCATTGATAAAAAGTCAATCGCAGGAGCGAGTAGCATTGATCTTACGTGAAGCCTATTTGCACAATGCCGCGATTTACTGGCGTGGCATGCCATCAGTCTTGCAGGCTGATCAACAAGACTGGCGCCAGCCAATCATGGCGGCTTCTAAGGCGTATCGTGGGCTTGTCTTTATGGACGGTGAGGCCAACTGGCCCTGGGCACAAACGAGGGTCCCCGAGAAGAGAATACTGACGATAAGCCTGCCGCCCTTAACCACACTGCAAAGGCAGGACTTATGGCAACGCGCGTTACCCCACCTTGATCAAAACACGGTCATAGACGTAGCGACGCGCTTTCGCTTTTCGCCTCGCCAAATTTTTTCAGCCGCACAGCTGGCTAAACAAGTTAGCCACGGGGATAATCCCCGTGATCTCAGCATCGATGACGTCTTTCATGCCTGCAAGTTACAAACCACACAGGCACTTTCAACCTTGGCACGTCCTTGTCAACCCAGTGTCCAGTGTCCCGAGATAATCTTACCTCTGTCTTGCCGGCAACAACTTGATGAATTGCTCCATCATGTTCAGTACGCCACCACCGTGTATGAACATTGGGGATTTGCTCGTCAGCTCACACGTGGGAAAGGATTAAGCGCGTTATTTTCCGGCCCCCCGGGAACAGGCAAAACCCTGGCGGCCGAAGTTGTCGCCGCTCGCTTGAAATTAACACTGTATAAAATTGATCTCTCCTCGATAGTCAGCAAGTACATTGGTGAAACCGAAAAAAATTTAGAGCAACTCTTTCTAGAAGCCGAAGCCCACCAGGGGATCCTCTTTTTTGATGAAGCGGACGCGTTATTTGGCAAGCGTAGTGAGGTGCAAAACGCCCATGACCGCTATGCGAATAGGGAGACCAGCTATCTCTTACAAAAAATCGAGGACTACCCGGGGATCGTTATTTTAGCCACCAATTTCAAACATAACATCGATGAGGCCTTTGTGCGCCGGTTGCAATTTTGTATCGATTTTCCTTTTCCGACTGCCGAGGAACGCCTGCAGATTTGGCAAGGGATTTGGCCCAAAGAAACCCCCCTTAGCACCGACATTAATTTCTCTACCTTGGCGACCCTTGAGATTGTGGGCGGTCATATTAAAAATATCGCCTTGGCGGCCGCGTTTAAAGCCGCCAGTACTCCCTCCACACCAAAAGGCGCTCAGGTGACCCTGACCCATATTAAAGCAGCGGCGCAAGGTGAGTTTAAAAAAATAGGCAAAATCATCCATCCAGAACAATGGGCTTCCCTATGA